ACTTCGAGCTGTTCGATTTGGACACCCGCGCCGCCGCCCGCGGGCCAGGCTGAAGCGCTACTTCGGCTGGAGGCCGGCGAGCTTCTTCTCCAGCCCGGCCACCGCGCGCGGCGACACCTGCGAGGCGGGCAGCGTCTTCGCGAAGGCGATGGCCTCCTCCAGCGTCTTCACCGCGCCGGCGGAGTCCTTGCGAGCGACCAGGATGTCCGCGCGGCCGGAGAGCACCGAGAGGCGGCGCGCACCCTGCACGAGGGCCAGCGCGCGGTCGCTCGCGGCGAGGGCGTCATCCAGCCGCCCCTGCAGCCGGTACAGCGTGGCCAGCCGCGCGGGCGGGTTGTAGTCCTGGGGCAGGTCCTTCTCGCTCTGCTCGAGCGCCGGAATCGCGCGCTCGGGCGCGCCCAGCTTCATCGCGGCCACCATGCGGTGCGAGTCGAAGACGGAGCGCGCGTCCGGGTTGGGCGCCTTCGCGGCCTCGGCCTCCAGGTACTTCAGCCACTCCTCGGAGAGGGCCTTCACGCCGGCCTCGTCCTTCTCCGCCTCGCGCGCGGCCACGCGCATCTCGTACAGGCCGGAGCGGTCATCCGCCGCCATGTCGATGGCCGGCGGCGCCAGGGCCTCGGCCACCTTCGCCTCCGTGGCGACGCGCAGCTCCTTGCTCGCGGCATGGTCCTCCGGCAGCCCCAGCGCGCAGGACAGGCCTAGCAGCGCGCCATTGGCCCAGGACAGAGAGCGTTGCGTCTTCGGCAGCTCCTCCAGCGCCTTGCGCGCGCACGGCTCGTACAGCTTCGCGCCGTACATGGCCGTCAGCAGCGACTCCACCGCGCGGCCCCGGCGGGACCAGTCGGCGGGCGCCTCGGCCAGGGCCTCCGACAGCGTCTCGGAGGCCTCCGCGGAGCGCCCCTCGCCGTACAGCGCGTCGCCCCGGGCCAGCAGCGCCTCGGCGCCGGTGACGCCTCCTTTATATGCGCGCTCGCCGTCCTCGAAGAGCTTCTCCAGCTGCGCCACCGTGGCGCTGCCGGCGAAGCGCAGCAGGGCCTTCTCCTGGCGCGGGTCGATGACGTACAGCGTGGGCCAGAACTCCACGGGGTACTTCTCCTGGAAGGCCGCGTTGGACGTCAGGTCGGTGTTCACCTCCAGCCAGACGAAGCGGCCGGCGTGCCGGGCCAGGGCCTTGTCGGACAGGACGTAGGCCTTCATGGAGCGGCAGGTGTGGCACCACGGGGCCCAGACGTCGACGAAGAGGGGCAGCCCCTTCGCCTTCGCCTCGGCGAGCGCGCGGCTGTAGTCGTCCTCGATGAAGGGCAGCGGGGCCCCAGCATGGGCCTCGTCCGCGGGCGCATTCGTGGTGGCGGCGGTGCAGGCGACGAGCCCCAGCAGGAGCAGGCAGGCGGCAGGGATACGCATGGGGAGACCCTAGCGCTACTTGCCCGCGTCTGTCCTCGGCTGACACCCGTGAGTGAAGGCTGCTGGGCAGGGCCCCGCGTGCGTGCTCTGGTGCGCGGACTTCCGGTGATGAGAGACCCGTACACCCTGCGCACCTCCCTCGCGTCCGCCCTGGACGCCCTGCCCGTCCCCGAGCGCTTCCCGGAGGCGCCGGACGCCGACGCCGCGCGCCGCCTCGCCGAGCGCCTGCGCCGGGATTTGCTTCCCCGGCTGGGCTCCGCGGACGCGCCCCTGCTGCTGGTGGCCATCGCCGGCCCCAACAACGTGGGCAAGTCCACCCTCTTCAACTCGCTGGTGGGCGCGGCGCTGTCCCCGGCGAGGCCCGAGGGCGGCCTCACCAAGCAGTGCCTGGCGGCGGCGCACCCGGAGACGTGGACGGGGGCGCTGAAGGACTTCCTCACCCGGCGCTACGACACGGTGCCGGTGGCCTCGGGCGACGTGGCGCCGGTGGACCAGGCGGGCCCGGCGGGGCGGCTGTACCTGGTGCTGGCGGACGCGGTGCCACGCGGGCTGCTCGTCATGGACACGCCGGACTTCGACAGCGTGTACCGCGACAACCGCGAGCGCGCCGAGGCGCTGCTCGTCACGGTGGACGTGCTCGTCTTCGTGGTGAGCCGGCAGACGTACCAGAACGCCGCGCTGGTGGACTTCCTGCGCGCGGCGGTGGGGCACGGGCGGCCGTACCTCCTCGTCTACAACGAGGCCACGCGCGAGGAGGTGGCGCGCGGGCACCTGGACAAGCTGGCCTCGGACGTGGGCCACCCGCCGCTGGCGCGCTACCTGGCGCCGCACCAGCCGGACGTGGAGGCGGGGCTGAAGCCGCTGGCCACGCAGCCCCTGGACGGACGGCCTCCGCTGTCCGCGCTGCTGGGACAGGCCGAGCACGCGCGGGAGCTGAAGGCCCGGGCGCTGGAAGCGTCGCTGGCGGATGCGCGCGCGGAGCTGGAAGTGGTGGCCAGGGCCGCGTCGCGGGCCGGGCAGGAGCCGGAGCGGCTGCGGCAGCGACTGCGGCACGAGCTGAATGGCGTGGGCGGACACGCGGCGCTGAAGGCGGTGCCGGCGGACATCCTCATCGACGCCTTCCGGGACGAGCTGGACGCACGCAGCAACTTCCACAAGTGGGTGCGACTGCCCTTCCGCGGGCTGGCCACGGCGCTCACCTTCGTCAGCCGCAAGGTGCGCCAGTCCTTCACCGGACCGGAGCCGGAAGGCACGGACACGCCCACGCACGCGGTGGACGACTCCATGAAGGACGGTGTGCGGAAGCTGGTGGACGCCTTCGCCCCGGAGGTGGCCGCCTGGCGTGGGGACGACGAGACGCGCGCGAAGCTGGCGGAGGCCTTCGGCCCCGTGATGCTGGCGAAGCTGGAGGAGCCCCTGGGCTTCGACTCGCTGCATGCGCACGCCGCGGACCGGGCCACGCTGTATGCCTTCTGCCGCGAGCTGGTGGGCGCGGAGCTGCAAGGGGGCATGCGCGAGGAGCTGCTCCAGGCGCTGACGACGCTGGTGTACTCGGTGCCCTCGGGCGCGGCGGCGGCGGTGACGGTGGCCACGGGAGGCTTCGGCCACGACGCGGTGGTGTGGGCGGGCACGCTGCTGTCCACGCCCCTGATGGAGCGCTTCGTGGACCTGCTGGGCGCGCAGGTGCGGGCCCGCGTCACCCGGCAGTGGGCGGACGCGCACGGAGCCACCCTGGCACGTGCGCTGGAGGCGCGCTTCTTCGCGGACGTGCTGCGTCACCTGGACGGGCTGGCCGGTGATTGGACGCGCACGGCGGCGCGGCTTGACGAGGCTCGGGCCGGTCTTTCCTGACGAGGGGCCACGGCCACGCCACCGGTGGGGTAGGGGCTCCCGTCCCGATGGGAGAAATCGGTTCGGGACAGCAACCTGCCGGGTCTTGCAGCCAGCCCCACTCCGCGTGTCCTGTGCTCCCAATCCATTAAGTCGTATCTACGGCCCAGAACTTTACAGGATGGGCCAGGGGTATGCTCGGTGAGCGCGAGAAGTCGTCACTGAAGAAGACGCTGGGCAAGAATGCCCAGGCGGCACGCGTGCGCCAGGAGCTGACCCAGGCGGACGTCGCCGAGCGCATCGACCTGGCCACCGAGGTGTACGGCCGCATCGAGCGCGGCCGCGCCTTCCCCAGCATCCCCACCTTCTGGCGGCTGTGCCACGTGCTGCACGAGTCCGCGGACCGGATGCTGGGGCTGCCCGCGGGCACCATGCCCCCCAGCCCCTTGCAGGTCGCCGAGCCGCCCCCGCCCTACGCCGAGCACCCGCCCGAGCTGCGCCGCCTCATCCGCACCCTCCAGGGCTTCGAGCCCGACGAGTGGCGCGCCCTGCGCAAGCTCCTGGTGACGCTCAAGAAGCAGGCGCGCTGAAGCTCCCGGCGGTCACAGGGCAGGCAGGCGGGCACGGTGTCACTCCGTCCGTGCGCAAGCGGCGGCAATGCGCGATGCTGGAGCCGTCATGAATGGCTCGGACTCGGCCGCCCCGGGCTCGCCACCTCTCGTCCTGTCCTTCCGCCACCTGCTGACCGAGGCGGTCAGCACGTTCCTGGATGAAGCCCGCATGTCGTGCGCGCAGACGGCGGACTCCATTGGCGAGCTCATCGTCACGCTGTCGCGCTACCGCGAGGAAGGCGCGCCGCTGTTCCCCATGGCCTTCGTCTGTGACGACCTGGGGCAGATGCTGGCGCAGCTGGGCGGGCATGACCCCATCGCGATTGGCATCGGTCCCCGCTCGCGGGCCACGATTCAACGGGCGCTGAAGCAGTGCGCGCCGCTGGGTCAGGGCCGCTGGTGGGCGCTGTACCTGCTGCGCGTGCCGGAGGGCTTCGCCTACGGCGTCTTCCGGACGGACCCGTTCCCCCTGGCCGAGACACCGCTGGAGCGCCTGCGCCGGGCGGACGAGGCCGGGGCAGGGGTGATTGGCGTGCTCCAGCTCGCGGACAACGTGCTGGAGCTGCGTGCGTGCGGCGGGCTGTGCCGGCACGTGTACCTGTCCGGTGCGCGCGTGGATGCGTCCTCGCCGCCGGAGGTGCTGGATGAGCTGGCCGATGCCGTCACGGATGGCGTGGCCACCGCGAGCCGCGAGCGCGCCCGGGGCTTCTTCCGCCGCGTCCTCTTCGAGGTGATGCAGGGCTCGCACGGCACGCTGGTGGCGGTGCTGCCCCGGGAGCGCGCGGGCTCGATGCTCTTCGTGGACGGAATCATCCTGCCGCGCCCGCTGGACATCGTCGCGCTGCTGGAGCGCTACCACGCGGACCCCACCGACAGCGCGGCCACCGCCGTGCGCGCCACGGCCCAGCTCCTCCGGGGAATGATGGCCACGGATGGAATCACCGTGCTCCGCGCGGATGGCTGCATCGTGGGCTACAACATCTTCGTGAGGCACCCGGAGACGCTCACGAGCCAGCCCTCCAGCGTCGTCGGAGGCGCGAGGCGGAGAACCTTCGAGGTACTCTGCGCCGCCCTCGGCACCGAGCTGACCGCCGCGCTCATCCGCTCACAGGATGGGGACGTGAGCTGCCGCCGGGCGTGAGTGCGCGGGTCCTGGCTTGAAACAGCCGACCTCGGAGGCGCGGTGGTGGGAGCCGGAGACACATGTTTTCTGCCCGGAATTTCACGCTGTTCATGGTTATCAAGCCGAGTCAGGTGTCCACCGCGTTACGAGCCGGCTGGAGAACCTGCTACGTCAGGTCAGTGACTCAGTACGTTTCACGTCGCGCGGCAGACGCTTGAATTTGCTCTTGTCAGAGGAATCCAGCATTCTTACGCCGCTTTGAAATCCCCCCTGTTCCGCATCGCGCGTACCGCGCTCACTGTGCTGTCGGTGTGTCTCGCTGGCGTCGCCGTCGCAGCGAAGCAACCGGCGGTCGTTATCTCCGGACTTCCCGTGGCGCCTTCGCCAAGCGAAGTCGGCACCGGACTGTGCAGGGCGTCGAGCGAGTCACTCGCTCCGAACGTGGACTTCCCCGCCGATGACGTCAATTTCATCCGGGACATGAATTCGTTCATGGAGACGAGCCGGGACCGCCGCTCGACGTCCGTGCTGCGCATCGTGTTCGACCAGTCGAACAACGCCACTCAGGGCGACCCAACCGACCCCACCAATCCGCAGCCGAGTTATGGGGACTTCGAGAACTCGGTGGCCGGCTGTGGCAGGGGTGGGTGCACGTTTCCCCAGCGCCAGTTCGCTCCACTTGGCGCCCGCTACCGGGGTTACATCAACGTCACGCCTCAATGGGTCGGCGTCCCCATCCACTTCGGCTTCTACACGGACGATGGGGTCGCCTTCGTCATCTATGACCGGGCCGCGAATGCACACCGGGTCATCAATCTGCCTCCACAGCGGTTCTTCCCCACGTGGCGTACAACCAATAGCGTCACGTTCCAGAACCCCGGTCTCTATCCGGTCGAAATCCTCTATGCGCAGGGCGGAAGCGCGGCTGCGCTGGAGTTCTCGACTTACGCGGGAACCTTCACCGACTTCGAGTCGGAGTACGTCACCCCCCCTGTCGTCAAGCTGAACGCTTCAGGCTTCGCCCTGGCCCCGCCGGAGCTGTTCTTCCAGACGGAGAACGGTCGCCCCTCGTTTCCAGAGGATATCGACCGTTGCGAGCAGTGCAGCCGCGAATTCGCCAACGATCCAGGCAACGGTGGCTGCGACCCGTTCTACTACTGCAACGCCGCCGCGCTCTGTGCGCCATGCAACTCGGCCCTCAAGTGCGGCGATTCCTGCGCCCCCTGCGGTCTGTCCACGCCCTACTGCGCAAACATCAATGAACGCACCCAGTGCGTGCAGTGCACCGAGGACAGCCAGTGCGCCAACGGCCGCTGCGACCTGACGGACAACAGCTGCCGCGGCTGCAATGACGACGGCGACTGCCCGAACGGTCGATGCGACATGACGGACAACGTCTGCCGCGGCTGCAACGATGACGGTGACTGCCCCGACAACGGCCGCTGCGACACGGCGACCAACCAGTGCACCGGCTGTAACGACGACAGCGACTGCCCCGGCTCCGTGTGCGACGTGGCCGCCTCCACCTGCGTGGAGTGCACCACCGACGACCACTGCCCCGGCGACCAGGTCTGCGACCCGAACGCCAACGAGTGCAACGAGTGCAATGACGACTCGCAGTGCCCGCGCGGAGAGATCTGCTCCAGCCACCAGTGCACCCCCTGCGCCACGGACGACTCGTGCGCGGGCAACTCCTGCAACTGCTGCCCCAATGGCACCCAGTGCGCGGCCCTGACGCCCGGCGCCTCTCCGTCCTGCGTGGAGTGCACCACCAACAGCCAGTGTGCTCCGGGTCAGGTGTGCGACGCGCTCAACGGCACCTGCGTGGACTCGGTGCCCGAGTGCAACACCGCCGACGCCTGCGGCCCCGGCTGCGCGAAGTGCCCCGGCGAGCGTCCCTTCTGTCTGGACGGCGAGGTCTGCGTCCAGTGCCGCAACGACATGGAGTGCAGCGACGGCCAGTTCTGCCTCAGCGGCGAGTGCACCGCCTCCACCACCGACCGGCACTGCGGCGTGCGCGGCACCGCCTGCGAGGGCGACACGCCCTTCTGCCTCTCCGACGGCTCCGTGCAGGGCAGCGCCTGCGTGGGCTGCCGCGACGACAACGACTGCGGCAGCGGCCAGTGCAACCCCACCACCCGCACCTGTGACAACGCCGGTGCGTGCGCGGTGACCTGCAACCAGGGGCTCGTCTGCAACGGCAGCACCTGCGTGGAGTGCTTCGCCGACGCGCACTGCCCCTGCGGCGGCACCTGCGACGTCTCGACCAACAGCTGCTCCACCTCCTGTGAGGACAGCGGAGACTGCCTCGGCGTGCAGTACTGCTCGCCGGATACGCAGGAGTGCGAGCGCGGGCGCCGCAAGCCCGGCACCAAGCCCCAGGGCGGTGCCTTCTGCTGCGGCACCACCGCCGATGCCACTCCCGCCGGAAGCACCACCGTCCTGGTGCTGCTCGCCGCCGGCCTCCTGCTCCTCCGCACCCAGCGCCGCGCACGATGAAGCCCTCGCACCTTCCGCTCCTCCTCCTCGCGCTGGGCCTGTCCACCGTCGCCACCGCCCAGCCGGACACGCGCTTCAACGCCCAAATCTTCCGCCCGTCCGGCGCGCCTCAGGACCTGGTGGTCGTGACGCAGTCGCGCCCGCTGTCGCACCTGTCCGTGGCGGGAGGCCCGTACCTCAGCTACTCGCTCAACCCGCTGACGCTGGTGCCCGAGGGCGGGGACCTGGGGAAGATTTCCCTCGTCGGCAACCGCCTCCAGCTCGACGCCATGGCCAGCGTGGGCCTGTTCGACTGGGCCGAGGTGGGCGTCGACATGCCGCTCATCCTCGCGCAGGGCGGAGAGAACCTGGAGGTCATCGGCACGGAAGGCAGCGTGGAGAGCTTCGTGCTCGGCGACCTCCGGCTCACCGGCAAGGTGGCCGTACCCGGCCTTCGCAGGCCCGCGGAGGGCAAGGGCTTTGGCGCGGCGCTGACGCTCAACGTGAGCTTCCCCACCGGCGCCCAGGAGGCCTTCGCCGGTGACGGAGAGATGACGTGGGCACCGGGCGTCGTGCTGGACTACCGCTTCGGCAACGGCATCCTCATCGCGCTCAACGGCGGCTTCTGGAAGCGGCCGGACCACGTCTTCAACGGCGTGTCGGTGGGAGACATGATGCCCTTCGGCGTGGGCACCGAGGTGCCCATCATCCGCGGCAGCGGCATCACCGCGGTGGGCATGGTGCACGGCGCCGTGGGCCTGGAGAAGCTTCCGGACGAGCCCCGCCAGGTGCCCGCCGAGCTGCTCATCGGCCTGCGCTGGTACAGCTCCACCGGCCTCACCTTCACGTTCGGCGGTGGCGCGGGCTGCGGGTGCTCGCTCGCGTCGCCCACGCTGAGCTTCTTCACCTCCATCATCTGGGTGCCGGCGAAGACGCGCGAGTGGGAGGCGCTGGAGCGCTTCAAGGAGCCTCCCGAGCCCACCCCGCCGCCTCCGCCGCCGGTGGACCCGGACGGAGACTCGGTGATTGGCGGAGGCGACCTGTGCCCGGACGTGGCGGGCCCCGTGGGGAACTCGGGCTGCCCGGACACGGACAGGGACGGCGACGCCGTGGTGGACCGGCTCGACAAGTGCCCGGACCAGCCGGCCGGCAGCCGGGGCCGCGACGGGTGCCCGCTCGCGCGCCGCGACGGGAACAAGATTGTCATCCTGGAGCAGGTGAACTTCGCCACGGACCAGGACGTCATCCTCTCCGAGTCCTTCCCCATCCTGGAGGAGGTGGCCCGGGTGATGAACGAGAACCCGGAGGTCGACCGCATCCTGGTGGAGGGCCATACCGACTCGCGCGCGAGCGACGCGTACAACCTGGAGCTGTCGCGGCGGCGCGCGGCCAGCGTCATGCGCTTCCTCATCGAGAGCGGCGTGGTGGCGGAGCGGCTGTGCTCGCAGGGCTTCGGCCGCAGCCGGCCGCTGGCCGACAACGCGACGGAAGAGGGCATGGCGCTCAACCGCCGCGTCGAGTTCACCATCCAGCCGCCGAGCGACGGGCCCCGCCCGCCGTGCCCGGAGGAAGGGCTCGACAAGAAGGGCAAGCGCATCCGCGTGAAGCCGCCCCTGTTCAAGGGGAAGGAAGCGGCTCCGGCTCCGGCCCCGAAGAAGTAGACGCGCCCCTCCTCTCACCGAGGAGGAGGGGCTGCTGTCACGAGCGCGGGCAGCACCCCGCGCTACGGAACGACGAACTCCGCCGCCGAGCGCCGCCGTCCCGCGACGACGGAGACCACCGCGCGGCCAGTGCCCACCGCCGTCACGCGGCCATCAGGCGACACGGACACCACCGCGGCATCCGAGGTGAACCACTCCAGCGGCACGCTCTCGAGCACGACGCCGTTGCGGTTGTAGGCGCGGGCCTGGAGCTGCACGGACTGGCCCCGCCGCTGGAAGGCATGGTGGGTGAGATTCAGGCCCAGGCGCGCGAAGTCCGCCGGCACCACCTGCACGGCGATGGCGCGGCTGAGGTGTCCCAGGATGGCGGTGACGGTGGCGGTGCCGGGACGCCCGGCCACGAGCTGACCGTCCTCCACACGCACCACCAACTCGTCGGAGGTGCGGAACTCGGGGACGGCGTCCGGGAGCGCGTCGCCCTGCTCGCTCCTCGCCACCACGCGCAGCTTGATGACGCGACCCACTTCCATGAAGTCCGCGCCTGGAGCCCTCACGTCGAGCGAGTTGAGGATGGTGAGGTCCAGCGGAATCGCCGTGCGAATCTTGCCGCCGGTGACGCCGATGGTCGTCTTGCCGGACTTGCGCACCGTCACCACGCCGTCCTGGACGAGGGCCACGTCCGTGGCGGAGCTGGTCCACCGCAGCTTCGGGTCGGACATCCGCTGGCCCTCCGTATCGAGGACCACGTACTCCAGCTTCACGTTCTGGCCCGGAGTCCGCAGGTACTTCGTCTCCAGCGGCTGGACGGTGATGGTGCCAGGGGACGGACCGCAGGCGCTCAGCAGCCCGAGGACGAGAACAAGGACGGAACGGAAGGGAAGGCGCGTCTTCACGGCGGATGGGGGCGGAGAGCAGCGGCCATACTAACGCCACGCAGAGGCCCCGGTGGGAAAAGGGTCCGCTCCGTTCATGGCTGCACGCCTGCCGCGCTCGCGCGCCACCTGGAGGCTCACCGTCCAGGCAGACGGCGACTCTTGTGCCGCCTTACCTCATGCCTGGGCATCCCACTGCAAACGGGGGACGTGGCCCGTCGGACGGGGACCCGGGGCCAGGGCCAGGGGCGGCACATAGAGGCCCACCCGCTCGCGCTTCCACCAGGTGCCGGTGCGCCGCCGCTCCTCCAGGTCGGCCATCTTGTAGTCGTAGAGCACCGCGCGGACCATGCGAGGAGGCTCGTCCGGGAAGGGGTTGCCTTCGAGCAGCCTCAGCACCTCCGGCGAGCCCTCCAGCAGCCGTCCAAGGAAGGCGATGAACCAGCTCGTCGGAGCCCCCAGCGCCGCGAACCACATCTGCCAGTCCAGGCGTGGCTGGTGGGGCGCCACCAGCCGGGGAGGCCGCTCGGGGTCGCCCACCTTGTAGCGGAACGAGTATTCCTTCCAGTGCTCCCCGTCCTCGGAGCCCTCGACGAGGATTTCCGGGCGCTCCACCGTCATCACGCTGAAGAGGCCATACGAATTCACGGAGCGCAGCGGCCGCGCGCGGGCCTCCAGCCACCTCAACGTGCCCCGCACGCGCTCATGGCGGAGGGGCCACGAGTCGAAGCGGCGAAGCACCTCGGACACGCCGAGCACCAGCACCGGAGCGGCCACCACCGTGGACAGCGCCGCGCGCCACCAGGGCTGCGTCCGGGCGGGCCCCTCGGCCTCCAGCGGCAGCACGCGCCGCAGCGCCGCGTCGTCCAGCAGCCACAGCCCCAGCGCCAGCGCCTGGTAGTTGAAGAAGCCGTAGTTGCCCGTGGTGAGGATGGCGCCCTGCAACCCCGCGAAGGCCCAGAAGGCGAGCTGCCGTACCTTCCGAGGGCCCAAGACGAGGAACGGCACACCCGCCTCCAACCCGAGCGTGGCCGCGGTGGACGCGCTCTGGAACCCGGGGGGCAGGTGGTGCGCGTACCAGCCGCCGCGCGTGGGCAGCGGCGCCGTCTCGTAATAGTGGTTCAGCGCCGTCAGCTCGCGCCACGTCTCGTCCCCCGACTGGAGCTTGCTGATGCCAGAGCCGAAGTAGAGCCGGAACACGAGCAGCCGGAAGAGGAACACGTCCAGCGCGGAGGGCGCGTCCCGGCCCAGGCCCGGCCTCAGCCCTCCAGGCGCGGTGAGCGCCGACAACAAGCCCATCTCCAGCAACAGCACGTCCCACTGGAAGGAGAGGAACTCGCGACCCACCGAGACATAGGAGAGGTACAGCCCCCACAGCAGCGACACCGTGAGCCGGGGCGCGAGGTTGAAGAGCAGCGCGAGTGACAGCAACTGCCCCGCGCGGCACCCACGCACCAGCGCGGCATCGGACGCGTCCAGCCAGAACACCGTCGGCGTCAGCCGCCAGCGCTCCCGTTCTGGCTCCGCCAACTTCTCCGCGGCCAACCGCTCGCGAATCGGACGGATGCCCCGGCTCCCATAGAGGCCGAGCACCTGCCGCCCCAGCGAGGTGAAGGCGATGAGGAACGCGCCGCCCGTCAGCCGGAGGAAGGCCCAGCGCACCAGCCGGTACTCATGCGGAACCACCGCGCGCCCGAAGAGCCACGCATCCACTCGCGCCGCCGAGCGTCGGTTGCGGGCGATGAGGGCATACGCGCCTCGCGCCACGTGCAGCACGCCGGGCAGCAGCCCCACCCTCGCCACCACCCGGGTGCCCGCGCGGGGCGACCAGGCGAGCATCCGGAAGACCGCCTCCGCGCCCTGGGACACGCGCCCGGAGGGCTCCACCAACTGCATGGCCCGGCGCAGGTCCGCCTTGCGGAGGCCGAGCAGCCAGCGATGCCACCACCGGCCCGGCTCGAAGCGCACACGCCCTCGCGTGCTCAATCGCCACCGCGCCACCCAGCGGCGGCAGAAGCCACAGTCCCCGTCGAAGAGCACGAGCGGACGCGGCGCGGCCCCACGCATGACTCTCTCCACCATGCGGGAAGGTGGGGTGCCCTCTCGCGTCGCGGCTGCCCTCTCCCGTGCAGACCGGCCGCCCCCGGAGCAGGAGACCCGGCGAGCCGTGTGTCACCTGTCCCAGGAGTCCAGGTGACGTACGGCACGGGTGCCTACGTTCACGGCATGAGCGAGCCCAAGGGGAAGGCGAAGCGCGTCGTCGAATTGGTGCCTGGCATCCACCACTGGACCCTGTCCGATGACCGCATCGGCGGCTCGCGCAGCGACGCGTACGCGGTGGTGGACGAGGATGGGGCCGTCGTCCTCATCGACCCGCTCCCCATCGACCAGGACACACTGC
Above is a window of Pyxidicoccus trucidator DNA encoding:
- a CDS encoding helix-turn-helix transcriptional regulator, yielding MLGEREKSSLKKTLGKNAQAARVRQELTQADVAERIDLATEVYGRIERGRAFPSIPTFWRLCHVLHESADRMLGLPAGTMPPSPLQVAEPPPPYAEHPPELRRLIRTLQGFEPDEWRALRKLLVTLKKQAR
- a CDS encoding Ig-like domain-containing protein; translation: MKTRLPFRSVLVLVLGLLSACGPSPGTITVQPLETKYLRTPGQNVKLEYVVLDTEGQRMSDPKLRWTSSATDVALVQDGVVTVRKSGKTTIGVTGGKIRTAIPLDLTILNSLDVRAPGADFMEVGRVIKLRVVARSEQGDALPDAVPEFRTSDELVVRVEDGQLVAGRPGTATVTAILGHLSRAIAVQVVPADFARLGLNLTHHAFQRRGQSVQLQARAYNRNGVVLESVPLEWFTSDAAVVSVSPDGRVTAVGTGRAVVSVVAGRRRSAAEFVVP
- the traB gene encoding outer membrane exchange protein TraB, producing MKPSHLPLLLLALGLSTVATAQPDTRFNAQIFRPSGAPQDLVVVTQSRPLSHLSVAGGPYLSYSLNPLTLVPEGGDLGKISLVGNRLQLDAMASVGLFDWAEVGVDMPLILAQGGENLEVIGTEGSVESFVLGDLRLTGKVAVPGLRRPAEGKGFGAALTLNVSFPTGAQEAFAGDGEMTWAPGVVLDYRFGNGILIALNGGFWKRPDHVFNGVSVGDMMPFGVGTEVPIIRGSGITAVGMVHGAVGLEKLPDEPRQVPAELLIGLRWYSSTGLTFTFGGGAGCGCSLASPTLSFFTSIIWVPAKTREWEALERFKEPPEPTPPPPPPVDPDGDSVIGGGDLCPDVAGPVGNSGCPDTDRDGDAVVDRLDKCPDQPAGSRGRDGCPLARRDGNKIVILEQVNFATDQDVILSESFPILEEVARVMNENPEVDRILVEGHTDSRASDAYNLELSRRRAASVMRFLIESGVVAERLCSQGFGRSRPLADNATEEGMALNRRVEFTIQPPSDGPRPPCPEEGLDKKGKRIRVKPPLFKGKEAAPAPAPKK
- the traA gene encoding outer membrane exchange protein TraA family protein, with translation MKSPLFRIARTALTVLSVCLAGVAVAAKQPAVVISGLPVAPSPSEVGTGLCRASSESLAPNVDFPADDVNFIRDMNSFMETSRDRRSTSVLRIVFDQSNNATQGDPTDPTNPQPSYGDFENSVAGCGRGGCTFPQRQFAPLGARYRGYINVTPQWVGVPIHFGFYTDDGVAFVIYDRAANAHRVINLPPQRFFPTWRTTNSVTFQNPGLYPVEILYAQGGSAAALEFSTYAGTFTDFESEYVTPPVVKLNASGFALAPPELFFQTENGRPSFPEDIDRCEQCSREFANDPGNGGCDPFYYCNAAALCAPCNSALKCGDSCAPCGLSTPYCANINERTQCVQCTEDSQCANGRCDLTDNSCRGCNDDGDCPNGRCDMTDNVCRGCNDDGDCPDNGRCDTATNQCTGCNDDSDCPGSVCDVAASTCVECTTDDHCPGDQVCDPNANECNECNDDSQCPRGEICSSHQCTPCATDDSCAGNSCNCCPNGTQCAALTPGASPSCVECTTNSQCAPGQVCDALNGTCVDSVPECNTADACGPGCAKCPGERPFCLDGEVCVQCRNDMECSDGQFCLSGECTASTTDRHCGVRGTACEGDTPFCLSDGSVQGSACVGCRDDNDCGSGQCNPTTRTCDNAGACAVTCNQGLVCNGSTCVECFADAHCPCGGTCDVSTNSCSTSCEDSGDCLGVQYCSPDTQECERGRRKPGTKPQGGAFCCGTTADATPAGSTTVLVLLAAGLLLLRTQRRAR
- a CDS encoding GTPase domain-containing protein; this encodes MRDPYTLRTSLASALDALPVPERFPEAPDADAARRLAERLRRDLLPRLGSADAPLLLVAIAGPNNVGKSTLFNSLVGAALSPARPEGGLTKQCLAAAHPETWTGALKDFLTRRYDTVPVASGDVAPVDQAGPAGRLYLVLADAVPRGLLVMDTPDFDSVYRDNRERAEALLVTVDVLVFVVSRQTYQNAALVDFLRAAVGHGRPYLLVYNEATREEVARGHLDKLASDVGHPPLARYLAPHQPDVEAGLKPLATQPLDGRPPLSALLGQAEHARELKARALEASLADARAELEVVARAASRAGQEPERLRQRLRHELNGVGGHAALKAVPADILIDAFRDELDARSNFHKWVRLPFRGLATALTFVSRKVRQSFTGPEPEGTDTPTHAVDDSMKDGVRKLVDAFAPEVAAWRGDDETRAKLAEAFGPVMLAKLEEPLGFDSLHAHAADRATLYAFCRELVGAELQGGMREELLQALTTLVYSVPSGAAAAVTVATGGFGHDAVVWAGTLLSTPLMERFVDLLGAQVRARVTRQWADAHGATLARALEARFFADVLRHLDGLAGDWTRTAARLDEARAGLS
- a CDS encoding thioredoxin family protein yields the protein MRIPAACLLLLGLVACTAATTNAPADEAHAGAPLPFIEDDYSRALAEAKAKGLPLFVDVWAPWCHTCRSMKAYVLSDKALARHAGRFVWLEVNTDLTSNAAFQEKYPVEFWPTLYVIDPRQEKALLRFAGSATVAQLEKLFEDGERAYKGGVTGAEALLARGDALYGEGRSAEASETLSEALAEAPADWSRRGRAVESLLTAMYGAKLYEPCARKALEELPKTQRSLSWANGALLGLSCALGLPEDHAASKELRVATEAKVAEALAPPAIDMAADDRSGLYEMRVAAREAEKDEAGVKALSEEWLKYLEAEAAKAPNPDARSVFDSHRMVAAMKLGAPERAIPALEQSEKDLPQDYNPPARLATLYRLQGRLDDALAASDRALALVQGARRLSVLSGRADILVARKDSAGAVKTLEEAIAFAKTLPASQVSPRAVAGLEKKLAGLQPK